Genomic window (Arachis hypogaea cultivar Tifrunner chromosome 13, arahy.Tifrunner.gnm2.J5K5, whole genome shotgun sequence):
TCCTCACTACGTCGCCAGACAACTAGGATTTTCTTAAGCCATTCCAGTACCCATCCCTCGAATTAATCATGCTCTTCAAAAGAAGACATTGATCTTTATCTTGCAATTAACCGACAACACTGAAGCAATTACTCCCATCTCTTCTATGAGCGCATCTCATTCGTCACCAAATCCTTCTCTGAGTGGTGAAATAAATAATATTCTCAATACGATCGTACTTTCGATCTAATAAAAAATCCAGCATTGAGAATCATTCCAATTGTTGATCGTTCACCAAAAAGAACTTCGAAAAGAAAACTCGAAGTCACAGCACAGCACCAACAACCAaagtaaattcaaaaaattctaGCAACAACCTCCAAAAAGGTAAACTTTTTGACCAAACTTTTCTAAATCTTCCTTTATCAAATTCATTTGAATACATCTCAACTCTAAAATTTTGGCTATTATTAGACTCAATCATCGGGCGAAAGTTCCTCTGATGAAAGCGAGCAACCAGCACAACCAAACATCTTTGTTCCTTCTCAAGAATCTGATTCGGATAATGACTCAGATGCTATTTTTCCCCCATTTCATTTGAAGAAAGTTCATCCAGGTAACTTCACTTTAATTTCGAATTGCTTATGTAAATCGAAAGAAACATAACTTATAAAACACTTTTTCATATTGCAGACCAAAAAAACTGCTAAATTTGTCTCTACTCCCTCATCGACTCCTGAATCGGGAACACAAGGGGATCAAAGAAGACAAACACAACAAGAGTCCCACTCATCTACTCAAATCGTGATTTTTGCTGATCCTATTTGGATCATCCTGCCAGAAACACAAGTTTTGGCCGATTCAACTCAAAAGCAACCCTTACCACCAACAAATTAACCCATTGAATATCCTCTTTCTTCCATTGAGCTGATGCGTTTCACACATCTCATATTACACACAGCCCTGAACTATCTGCTTAAAATGCAGGGACTGTCCCTTCTCCTCGAAGAATTTAAAGTCCAGAAAGAACCATTGAACTTTCTTCCTCATATGGTCCAGAACCATCTGTTAAGATACCTGACATTACTTCCACACCTTCGAACACTGAACTAGCCAAACTTGTAGCAGTTCTAACAGAAATCGTTTAAGAAGGAGAAGTGCCTATCTCAACTCCCATTCCTACAGTTCCTTCATCATCCAACGTTTCTTCTAAACTCAGTCAACACATTCTGCAGCAACTATCCAATCTTTTAGAACTTTTAAAACACGCTCTTTCTGAATGGACCAGTCAATTGAAcctgaattattttttatcatatatttttagtTCTTCCCTCGAACTTTAGGTTCCTCCTGCACTTTCTTCTATAGTGAAGAGATTTACAAAAATTTCAAATAGCTACATCACTATTCAAGATAAGTTGCAGGGAGccagagaaaaaataaataagaccAAATCTGAGTCAGAAGAAGTCAATGCGGTTCTTCAACCGATGAAAGAATCCTATCAAGAATATGATTTAAGGGTCACTCAAGCCCTCACTGGTCAAGCTTACTATAACAAGCAAGAAGAAGATCTCGAGATAGAGTTAGCCCGAATCAAGCAAAAACTGGCTAGAATTCGACAAAGAAAAGTTGACTTGGCTACCCCTTTAACTGCcgttcaacaacaacaacagaggatcTTCAAGGAGCTTTGTGTTGTAAAACCCAAACAGAAGAATTGCACCGAACAGCTCAATCAGGCTCAAAGTGAGGAAcacatacaaataaaaaattacactactCTGGATAATGAAAGGGTTCAGCTTCattcaaaacttcaagaactttTAGCATCTTTTGTTCCATCCGTTTGAAACTTTTGTTATGACAGTAACTTCATATatgcttttatatatatttatgttccTACTCTTGATCCTGCATACATCGATATTGTTTCAAATATTTCCTATTTATCGATTTAATCACGTTTCCAGAATCAATATCCTTAATTCGATATGCATTTTTAGAATATAAATCAATCACTTGAAAATGTCCTTCCCAAGTATGAGACCATTTGCCAAGAAACCTAGACTTCTTTTTCATCGGCAACACAACTTTTAAAACCAATTCTCCTATATTGAAACATTTCTCCTTTATTCGACGATTATAATTTCGAGCAACACTTTCTTTTTGTTGAATCATGTTTTCGAGTGCCAAAATGCGTTCTGAGTCTAAACCATTCAACTCTTCATACattgcattccaataatcatcaacTGAAAAATTATCTTGGCTCAATATTCTTAACGTATGGAGATTAATCTCTAATGGCAAAACTGAATCATGCCCATACACCAATTTATAAGGAGAGGTACCTGTTGACCCTCTTGATGAATTTTGATAGGCCCACAATACTTAACTCAAAGTTTCATGCCAAGTTCGAAGTCTACTCCCAATTTGTTTTTTAAtcaaattgattaaaattttGTATGCTGCTTCGACTTGCCCATTAGCTTGTGCATAATAAGGGGTTGAAGTGACCATATTAATGTTTCTCGAGGCTTTAAAATTCTTAATTCGCTGACCAGTGAACATAGTTCCTTGGTCAGTACTTAACGGTTGAAGAATTCCAAATCGATGAATTATGTATTCCTCGATAAAGTCTATTACTTCATTCTGCCCAGCTCTATGAGAGGAACAGCTTCAACCCGCTTCGTGAAATAATCTATTGCCACCaaaataaatttatgatttttcgaTGAAGGAGAGTGTATCAATCCGATTAAATTCAAATCCCATCCTCGAAAAAGTCATGGCTTAATGATCGAATGCAACTCAGACGCTGGGATCTGTTGTACTATCCCATGGCATTGACACTCTTGACACGCCTTTGCATAATCGATGTAGTCTTTGATCATAGAAGGCCAATAATAAACATGATTTCGACGTAATACCCATTTCATTTTTATCCCAACTTGATGGGCCCCACATATACCTCTATGAACTTTTCCTAAAGCAATATCCTTATCAGCTTGACCTAAACATCTCAAAAGGCTTCCATCAATTCCTTTCTTATATAATTCATCAGCCATCAATACAAAGTTCATCGCTTTCAATTTTATCTTCCTATCAACTCGAACATTGGGGTCTTTTAAATAATCAGCAATGGTTTTCTCCAATCGTCATCTTCCCATTTATCCAGACACAGCCTCTCTCTCATCGATAGGCACTAAAATCTGATGAATTTCTGCCAGCTTTCTTAGTGTCTCTGGGAAT
Coding sequences:
- the LOC112735315 gene encoding uncharacterized protein; translation: MNFVLMADELYKKGIDGSLLRCLGQADKDIALGKVHRVLPLEINLHTLRILSQDNFSVDDYWNAMYEELNGLDSERILALENMIQQKESVARNYNRRIKEKCFNIGELVLKVVLPMKKKSRFLGKWSHTWEGHFQVIDLYSKNAYRIKDIDSGNVIKSINRKYLKQYRCMQDQE